Genomic DNA from Oncorhynchus mykiss isolate Arlee chromosome 2, USDA_OmykA_1.1, whole genome shotgun sequence:
CGAGATCAGGCTGGGTTCACGGgggtatgtattttttttacatagccCCAAAACCAGGCAACCAGTTTTTATTAACTAGACCTTGGATAGACGATACGTGATGTTTTGTGTACAATAACTGCCTAGTGCCTAGAAGTACCTACCCTCTGATAAGCCTGGTAGATGACATCATAGATGAATCCCTGGGGCATCTCACTGGCTCTGTACATGGCTCTCTCCAGAGAATGGTCCAGGTAGCCCTCCAATGTGGTAGCAATCACTGTGGAAACCAGAGGTCGGATAGCCCCAGCAGCCTGCAAAATAATAAATGGAGCGGAATATGTCTTTCTTCCTTATGGCAAATGCACACATCAATCCAAAATGTATCAAATGGTTCCGATCCTATTGTGTCTTGAGGCTTACCACACTTGTTCTAACCATGGCTGGATAACAACAATAAATCCCAGCTAAACAACAGCTTGTGCACACAATGCTTTTCCTGTACAATTGAAGTTCTTCATAAGCAACATTCCTGAGATAGTATTTTCTTGTGACCATGACATGATTGAGGATGAAAATCCCCATTGTGCCAAGAACAAGTATGGTCAATGAGATAAGGGGGGGGGCAAAATGACTAGTAAATAGAATGAAAGCAAACATGTGTTATGTGTGTTACACATGTTATTAAAATCAAAATGAATCTCATGCTCTTCGGAGGAGACTGACATTTTATCATGATCGGGGATACTGGCAAGTTAATGAAGACCAGACTGCAGGCTTTGAGAgttacacacacgcgcacacacacacacacacacacactaatgtcaAAGAGCTCCTGCTCACACTTCTCACTTTTGTGACCAGCCTTCAACAATATCATGTCACAGCTACTAAAATATAAATCACCATCTAAACATATCAATGTCTTTCTTAGCCACTAATATCAGCCAATGTGGTTTTAATTTGTCATGGCTTACAGTAGGTATACATGGCTACAGTCGAGAGCAATGAATCGCTCCGTCTGAGCTCCACTGACTGTGTTGCGTAGGAAGAGATAGAGGACTTTGAATATGTACAAACCCCTTGTTCTTTGGCAGCCATTGTTATCTTGAGGAGGAAGTCCTCTTCCACAAAGGGCCGCACTGCATCATGGATGATGACCACCTTTGGTTTGACGCGGTCCGTACCACCCTCTCCCTCACTGAGGGCTCGGACCCCATTAAAGATAGATCTGTGGCGAGTAGATCCACCATGTACCACTAGGACATTTCTGTGGTGGAAGCGATGGATAATGTCCATCATCAAATCTAAGCTCTCCTTGGCAACCACCACAACGATGCTTTGGATCCATGGCACTCTGTCAAAGAAACAGTGTGTATAGTCATAAGTCAACAGCTTTCACATTGTGGTTAGAACATGTCATTCTTGTTGAATATATTTGTTTCATTACTTGTTATATTACCATGCATAACACATTTGGGTGCAATTATTTGCATACATTATTTCAACAGAATTCCACAGTATGAAACAAAAATACCTGGCAGTATCAAGAACAAGTAGGGTATTTTGGACGTTGTTGGAATTTGTAGAAAGACTCAAAAGTGTAATGTGTGACCTGATGGATTCAGTAAAGATCTATTAAATGTAATGAGACATTACAAAACCATACATTTATTCAACGATAACATAAAAGAGCTTAAAACCCCCAGTGAAATGGTTTGTTTACATGTGGCTACTCTCTTGCGCAGTGACAAGATTAAGGGGCAGGGCCATAAAACTACAGTATTCCAAACGTCCAAACGGGACATGTGTTTTTGCATGCAAACATTCGACACGTCAAGTGTTACCTCTCGAAAGTTTGAATTGTGTAGCTTATCAGAGGTCTGTTGAGAAACGTGCAGAACTGTTTGGGTGTCAGTAGCCCGGTTCTTTCTCCACTGCCACCGGCTGGAAGAACCACAGCTACCGGGAAATCCACGCTGCAACGTCCCGCAATGTGCTTGTCCAACCGGGCTTCGCATGCTGAGAAATGTCCTGGTTCAACAGGCCTGTCCATGTCGCCCGTATCCTTTTACGTGCTTCAGGGCAATTGAGTGATTTGAAGTTAAAACGGACTAACATCTGAGGTCACGAATACGTCCTATCGGTATCCCCATATACAGTTTCATTCATTCCTTTATGGGCGGAGTCGCGTAGACCAGTGATTGATTCGATTTGTATCCTGCTACATTGTAGCCACAGTGCTGCACATGCGCGCTGTCAAGGAAGCCCCATACCAGCTCTACGTCACTGATGTTATCTGTGGGGTCTTTGCTGATGTCCCAAGATTTTAATATCCCCTATCAGATCTATGTATTTGTGGTTATTTGTGACAATTTTGCTAATCCTGCATGCTTTCATGCCTTTTTCATTATGACTGCTTGATGCAATTTTGCATACATttaggtcatttagcagatgctcttattcagagcaattagggttaagtgtatTCCCCAAGGGCAcaatgacagatttttcacctagtcggctcagggttTCGAACcagcaacatttcagttactggcccaacgctcttcaccgccaggctacctgctatattaatttatttattcAAGCTTGCTTGATCTGGTGCAGAAGTATAACTAGTGTGAGATAATTGTGTGTAGGTTTATACTATATGGGATGACTTGACCTACATGCTTCAACACTGAAATACTATCTAATGGTCCATAGAACAATTTGGGGGTAGGCCTACATAGTTGTAGGTGGTCGACATGCGCTGCCACCCAAGTTATGATTAAAACTAAATTACTATGTGTAAGTAGCCTACCACCGAACATGGATTTACATCAATGAAATAAGAACTTGAAAACGGCCCTTAGGCCATAAAATAATTGCAGGGGGGAAAAAGTGGCAAATTAGATCTCTAATGTAAGAATCAACATACAATAAGGtgacattttttttaacatttattcttttttttttcaaatgaaaATATGAGCAATGACAGCTTCTTGCTAAATGTGTGCGATGCATGTTAAAAAGGTTTATCAAATGAATAGCAATACAACATATATATTACATCATATACATCTTATAGAAAACGTTTATACATATGTTACCATACTTCAGAGGACATGTGATATCATACTATATATGTACACATATTTACATTGTGTATTTGTGGTGCTTTTGTGATGGGAAACCCCTTTTCATGCAGAGCTTACTTTTTTACATTATATTGGCTGTAAAACTGTGTTTGTATAAGGGAGTGAAGAGCAGGTTTACATTGTCATACAAGAACTTGAATGATGCGAATTATCTTAAAGTTCCAGACAGTTCTATTGGTCATGATGACCCCATTTAGGTTCATTTCATCTTATTAGCTAATGAGTCAATGGTGCTCATTGGTCCTCAGATGTAGCAAGCAACCAATGCCATTCGCTTTTACAAAGTCACTTTCAGTGGTCCTCCTCATAACAAGCCAGTCCCAATAAAAGATAATCCAAGACCACAGTCACTGAGGCATTCTGCAGTCCTGCCTTAGGGCTCTGCTTCATGCCAATTCTCATTTAGCTTGATCTTCCCTAGCCTCCTTTTGGCTTTGGCTTTGTGCTTGTGGAGATGCTGGGGCTGAGGCAAGGCAGGCTCCTCAAACTTCATATGGCTCGACTCGTTGTGTTGCCGGGAGTACCTCTTACACTTGCACGAGGTGACCACAGTGATTTTGTACGTTCTTGTGCTGCCGTCCTGACACTGCAGCTGGATGCGTTGGGTGCGCGTCTTGTCGTTGACGCAGCGCCAGTCCTGACTGTTCCTCCGACTCCAGAACTTTCTGCCGTAGCCGCCGCCGATCCAGTTGGGGAGCATCTGAGCGGGGAGGCACTCACCAGCACATACTAGCTCCTTTATGGGGTTGATGCTTGTGCATTGGCCATCAGAGATGTACTTGGTGGACCTCAGCTCTCTACAACCAACTTGGCTTCTCTGGTCtgtgaaagagagaaacagaaaaacGATGAGAATCAAACAACTTTGAACATCTAGTGAAGATTAAAATGTCATTTTGTGGCCCCAAACTATTTGGTTTCACTTTAAAATTCTACTGCAGCAAACATAAAGGGTTTTCGATCAGAAAACTTTACAAACACAGCCGTCTATTTGGTTAATTTTGAGGTTTTTGGCACAGACTATAAGCCTATACCGATTACTGGCTTGTAGAGAGGAAATGGTGCATTGCTCTTGCATGAGAGGAAGGGCTTTAGTGTTCTGAGCTATGTCAATGGACCTGGCTTTCTTATAGGATTATCAGCGGGCAACCAGCACTGTTCTGCTCCAGGCTACAGCTCCTCACTCACCCTGTAATCCAAGCCAGGGCACCATTCACAGACTGCCATACACCTCTGTGACAATGTGCCCCCTTCTCTATGACAGAGTTTGAtgaatgaagagaggagaggctccctttctctccttcatACTTGGGGTCCTTAGAAAGCTTAAGTCAAAGAGCGCCAGAATCACAGACTTCCTGTGTATAGGAACACACCTCCATTCAGTGGCGCTGACACACGATCACTCCCCAAACACTAGCCTGGCTGCCCTGGGTGACTCATCTCTACTGCCCTGCTTGGACGCCtgccaggagtgtgtgtgtgtgtgtgtgtgtgtgtgtgtgtgtgtattgaagaTCATAGTGCCAAGCTTTGCCTGGTCTCACTCAGTGGGGGCATCTGATACTGTCACTACTTAGCTGCTGATCATATCCTATTGTAATTATATATCCATGccta
This window encodes:
- the LOC110488240 gene encoding sclerostin domain-containing protein 1; translated protein: MTRDLLIPYLPRSNMHLSACKSCHLLFLFCILVRSCQAFKNDATEILYSHVGTPVQDAPSNVSLNRARNGGRGAGNTAGNDRVDQRSQVGCRELRSTKYISDGQCTSINPIKELVCAGECLPAQMLPNWIGGGYGRKFWSRRNSQDWRCVNDKTRTQRIQLQCQDGSTRTYKITVVTSCKCKRYSRQHNESSHMKFEEPALPQPQHLHKHKAKAKRRLGKIKLNENWHEAEP